The DNA region GTGATCGATGTGCCCACAGCGGCTTCGATGTGAATATTGAACTGGTCTTCATCAGCCTGCGGAACGAACTCGTCGCCCAAGAACTGCGCGATGTAAAGACTGGAAGCGAAAAACGCGATCGCTCCGCCAATCACAAACCAGCGGACTCCGATCGAAACACCGGGAAGCGTAAAACGACCTCCCAGCGAAATTCGAGGTAGGAGTTTGAGTTTCGAATTGATTGCGATGTCAAGGATACGGCGATAAAGCTTCTCCGTTCCTCCTAGGATGCTCTCAACGAAACGAAAGAGAAAACCGTGGCTCTTCGATACCACCAGGACGCGTCCGCATAGCATTGGTGATAAGGTGACCGCCATCACGGTCGAGATGAACACCGCAGCGGTCACGGTCAAGCCAAACTCGAAGAAAAACTGCCCGACCAGTCCTTCCATGAACGCCACCGGGATGAACACGGCTGCGATGGCAAGTGAAGTCACGATCACCGCGAAGCCGATTTCGTTGATCGCCATGCGTGCGGCTACGATCCGTGGATGACCGGCTTCCATGTGCCGATAGGTGTTCTCCAGTACCACAATTGAATCGTCGATAATCATCCCGACAGAAATCGTCAGAGCCAACATCGTCATCATATTGGCGGTAAAACCCATCGCGTACATGAAGGCATACGTTCCGATGATCGTTGTCGGAATCGTACAGGCCGCAACGAATGAACCGCGAAGAGAACGAAGAAACAGAAAGATCACCAGCACGGCCAATGCGGCACCACGCATCAATTCGCCTTCGGCCTCCTCAATACTGGCGTTAACGAAGACGGAATTGTCTTGAGCAATCGTGAGCGTGACTTGTTCCTCGGCGACGGATTGACGAATCTCGTCCAGTCGTGCTTTTACGGTATGGGCAACCGCAACCATGTTGGTGCCAGATTGTGGTCGAACTTGCAAACAAACCGCCAACTGCCCGTTGAGCCGTGCGATGCCACGACAATCCTCCATGCCGTCTTCGACGTAGCCAACGTCGCTGAGTCGAACCATGCGCTGGCCGTCACGTTTGACGATGATGTCAGCAAAATCCGCAACCTTTTCCAGCTTGCCCTTGGTCTTAACAATGATCTCGCGGTTGCCGGTTTCCACGCGGCCTCCGGGCGGCTCCAGGTTTTCCTGTCGCAAGACATTGATCACGTCCTGAGCGGTCAGATGGTGCGAACGGAGGTCGTCGGCGCGTAACCAGATACGAATCTCACGGTCGCGATCACCGACCATGCGAATATTGCCGACGCCAGGAATCGTTTCGATCAATGGCTTGATTCTCTCGTCAGCAATCCGTGTCAGTCGGGACACCGACAACGGCCCGGCGACTAGGATCGACATGATCGGTTGGACATCCAGATCCAGTTTTTCGACCGTCGGTTCCTCTATTTCGCTAGGAAGATCACGACGAATCAGCGAGATTTTGTCTCGCACGTCTTGTGCTTTGACGTCAACGTCCTCTTCCAGCTCGAATTCGATGAAGACCTGGGTGATCCCTTCCAAACTTTGGCTTCGCAGCGTATCAATTCCGCTGATCGTGCCAACCGATTCTTCTATTTTGTCGGCGATATCACGGTCCATGGTCTCCGGTGCCATGCCAGGATTGAGCACCGTGACGGTCACGACAGGAACATCGACATCGGGGAACATGTTCGACCCGATGCCCATGTAGGAAATGCCGCCAAAAACGATCAGCGCCAAGACCGCCATCGTGGTCATGACCGGGCGGTTAATGCACAGCTCTGAGATTCTCATTTGTGCATCGCTCCGTCCGTCGCCACCGTGACGGTTGCTTGCTCAGACAAAGTGATGCCGTGCTGCTCAGATTTCATCCGAGACCGGATCATCAAGCCGTCGTTCAAAATCGCCGTCTGTCCATAAGCAACCCGCTGCCCTTCGTTCAGACCGGACAAGATTTCGTAGTGTTCGTGACTGCAAACGCCCAAGCGAATCTCTTGGCTGTGGACTTTCCCCTGATCAGCGCCTTGGCTATGGAACACAAAAACTACCGGACGCCCTTCCTGGAACGCGACGGCTGAGTACGGCACGGTCAACGTCGCCTTTGCAGAAGCAACCGGCAGAAAAACTCGAGCAAATCCGCCGGGTCTGAGCCTACCCTCGGTGTTGTCGATAGAAAGCCGAATCAAGAACGTACGAGTGTTGGAGTCGATCTCACCACCGATACGATCGATGATGCCTGCGACCGGTTCGGTAAGCCCTTCGACAGCAATCTGGCCCGTGTCTCCAAGCTTGATTCCCGAAAAGAAACGCTCCGGAACGGCGACTTCGGCCTGCAAGACTCTGGCGTCGATCATATCAACGATCTCAGGGTCTTTCATTTCGATCAAACGATCACCGATATCGATGTAGCGGTGCGTGATGATGCCGTCATAGGGGGCCTGGATCGTCATCTTGTTGAGCGTGTCCAGACGGCTCGCGACGTCGGCTTGAGCGACGGCAAGCTGAGCCTTGGCGACGTCGATCTGCTCCGGGGTCGGTCCCGCTAGAGCGATTTCCAACGATGCTTCCGCCCGTTCGACTTCGGCGCGAACACGTGCGGCTTCGGCAACCGCTTGATCATAGACCGACCTTGAGACTGCGTTTTGCGGTAGTAGTTTTTTGAACCGATCAACTGTGGCAATGGCGTATTCGGCCTGAGCCTTCTTCTCCGCCAGCGTGGCTCGCAACTGCACGATTTCTTCATCGCGACGCCAGGAGAGTAAATCGGCAAGTTGCTTTTCCAGTAAGACGCACTGAGCCTTTGCGCCTTCAACGGCAAGTCGCTGTTCGGAATCCTTTAGTCGTACCAGTACATCGCCTTTCCTAACGATGCTACCGATGTCGATCACAAGCTGCATTGCTTCTGTGCTTTTTTTACAACCAAATTGTACGCGGCGATCCGATTCGGCGATAAATTCAACCACGCCATTGACTTCAGCGACTATCGTTGTTTTTCGCACGGGAATTAAGGTCCCAACCAGTTCCAGGTCTTGGCTAACATCTCTGCGAGTGACAGTGGCAATATCGATTTCCGGCAACGAACTTGAGATGAGCGAGACATTCGCTGTCTCTGTATCCTGCTTGCTGTCTTCCGACGACGCCAGGGGCCGATTGCATCCGCCTGCTATCGCGATAAGCAACGATCCGATGCATCCGAGTCGTCGCATCGATTGAATTCCTATGCCAAGTTGTGCTGTTTCGTTTTGCATCATTGAGCCCCATCTTGTTCCAGACCCCGCAAAAAGACATCAACTGAAATTTCCATAAACTCCACAAGACTCTTTGACCACTCGAAAGACTCCGCATAGCAGTACATGTTCACGACGCCGCGTAACATTGCGATGAAGCAATACATCAAGTCGCGACTGGAAACGGAGTGTCCGCAGGCGGTCTGCTGGAAATTCTCAAACTGTGTCGTGAGTATTTCGAGCTGTTCGCGGTGTTGTGCGAGGTGATGCTCGGGAATGGAACCTTGAAACTCCGAACGTGCGAGAATGGCGATTTCTAGGCACGAAGGGTTTTGGGCATGGAACTCTGCAAACCGAATGGCAATCGATCGCAAATGATCGCGATAGTCTTCCGACGGTTGTTTAAGCCCATCGTTGATGTGCTTGATGAGCCGGCCGTCCACTTCTCTAGAGACGGCCCAGAACAACTCTTCTTTGGTGCCGTAACTTCGGTAAACCGTCCCCTTGCCAACCGATGCGAGATTCGCGACCTCCTGGACATCTGTCCCGCGAAAGCCGTTTTGGGCAAACGTTTCGATTGCAGCCTCGAGAATGCACTTCCGCTTGGGATCGGTCTCGATTTCCGCGGAAAACAGCGCCTCTTCGGCACGGTTTGGTGCATTGTTTTGCATGGGTGTGGTGTTTTCCTGCGCCGAGTCATTGCGGACGGACGCGTCCGTCCATTTGCTAAGTGTATTTTTGGAACGCCCAGATTGCAAGAGAAGCTTCTAATTTTCTTTGCTGAAGAACGCACGTCGCAGGTTCTGCAGTAGCCTTCACGCTGTCACGGGGCGCCCAGAATGAGACCTGCCGCACTTTTGGTGAAGGCCAATTACCTTGAATAGGTGACCAACGCTCTTTCCCAGGCAAATGTCGGAGCCACTCGTGGAAACATTGCTGTCAGCTTGCGTGTCTCTTCGGCACGGCATCGCGTCGCGGCCGCCAACAGCAATAAAACAATCAATTGGCGTTTCATCTTCCGTTCTGCCGTTACTTCACTTGTGGCGGCACGCGGCCATAGGTGGGGTCGTAGATGGGGATGCCCATCCCTTGAGGAGTTTGCCAGCCAGGCGTCGGCAGGTGCGTCACATAGGCATAGTAGGGTGTGGCCGCCAGACCTGGGCCGATGAAGACCGGAGCAAGTTGGGTGACTCCCTTTTTGAGGGACACACGAAAGGTGATTTCCTTGGCTCCCTCAGGAATATCTTTGGTTTCGTCGACATCACCGATACGCAAGCGCGCCTGCTGATAATTGAACGCTTTACCATAGGTTCCGTCGTTGATCCCCATATCCGCTTCCACCGGCCAGCGTCGCAGTGAGATTTCATAGTCGCCATCGCGTTCGACCTCGATGGCCCAAAACGATGCCTCGGCAACCGCTCCTTGCTTAATATGGGACTGGTTCCATGGCGGAAGCTTGTCGATCAGCCAGTCGTGCGAAGAGAGCGAGACGATGGGCGAGTGCTCGGAGCCAATGACCATGTAGCTGGTGAGGTCGTGTTCTCGAGAGACATCGTTCCAGAACTTGTCGTATTCGCCCCGCAAACGCTGGAAGACCTCGGGATACTGAGACGCAACGTCATTCGTCTGTTTGGGGTCGGCCTTCAGTTCAAAGAGCTCTTCGCCGTTGACCAATCGCCAGCGGTCGGTCATCACGGCGCTCTTGCGCCATTTGATCGGATCGACCACGCGTTGCGATTCAACCACAAGGGCGCGATCCTGCCATTCTTTGCCATCGGTGTAGAGCAGGTCGCTGATGTCGCTTCCATCGAATTCAATGTCAGGCGTTTTAAGTCCGCAGAGTTGAATGAATGTCGGCAAGATATCGATGTGCGCGGTCAGTTGCTCGACAGATTTCCCGGCTTCAATCTTTCCATTTGGCCAACGGATAATGAAGGGAACTCGGTGACCGCCGTCGTATTCGGAATTCTTCATACCGCGCATGCCGCCATCGTAGCCGCGGCCGTTCTTCAACCCGCCGGCGGTCCCGTTGTCGGTCATGAAGACAAGGATCGTGTTGTCCGCGATCCCTTCCTGTTCGAGCAACTTCATGAGCTTGGCCATGTTGTCGTCGATGTTCGTGATCATGCCGTAAAACTCGGTAATGGAAACCTGTGGATTCCCTTCATAGGGCTTGGTGTACTCTTCAGGGCAGTAGTACGGGCTATGCGGAGCGTTGGTCGAGATATAGGCCAAGAAGGGTTTGTCCAGGTTCGCCTTGATGAATTTCATGCCCTCGTCGAACCAGACATCGGTACAGAAGCCGTCGAAACGCTGGTGCTTTCCGCCCGCGATGTAGGTGTCGTCGAAGTAGTCGTTGCCCCAATAGTCGGGCGCTTGTCCAACGCCGCCGGCCTTATGATAAACGCAATGTTGAAACCCTCGATCTTCAGGCCGGTAAGGATAGCAATCGCCTAGATGCCACTTACCAAAGAGTCCAGTGGCATAGCCGTTCTGGCTGAAAACATTGGCCATCGTGATTTCGCGTCGACGCAGCATGTTGCGTCCCTGAACCGTGTGCCAGACTCCGACGCGGTCCGAATAGCGGCCGGTCATCAGCGCCGAACGCGTCGGCGCGCAAGTGGGATCGACATGAAAGTTGTTCAGCAACGTTCCCTGTCGGCAGAGTTTGTCGATATTGGGAGTTTTGATCGCAGGGTTGCCGGTAAAGGCCAGATCGCCATAGCCTTGGTCGTCCGTGATCACGATCACGACATTGGGCTTTTCTGCTTCGACTCGGTAGGCTGTCGTTGCAAACAAACATGCGACGACAAAAAGTTGAATGAAACGTCTTGGTTGCATCAGATTCTCTTTCTAAATCTCGGACTCTTAATAAATTTCGGGAAGTACATTGGTCACGGTATCTGCTTCGAGGTCGTCAGTCGCGGGAACTCAATTACGCTGTCGGTATTTCCGATTGATCCTGGACCTGTTCTGTGTTTCCAAGTGAGTCAGTTAGTTCTCAAGAGGAATGAATTCGACGAAATCGAGGCGGACGCGTTCTTGCCGGTCTGCTTCTGCGACCAGTTTGATCTCGTCACCCGCGTTCACCTGAATGTTTTCAAAACGTCGCCAGCGCCAACAGTCTACATCCTCATCCAAGCTGAAATTGATGACCTCTTTGCCGTCAACAAAAAGTCGAACTTTGCTTTGTCCCCGTTCCTCGTCGAAATAGGAGACACGGATATCATAGCAGCCTGAGGTGTTGTCAAATCGATAGGAAGCCGATCCCTTACCAGTGGTCTCGGCGCCCCACTCTTCCACGTAATCATCGAAACGCTGGAAGTTATCGAGTTCCATCTCTTCGACCTCTTTTCCAATGATGGGCGTCAGTCCCTGCACACCGGCATCAATCATTCCCTGCTTGAAGGCCCGCATCAGGCCGAACGAGGCGCCGTCATAATGTTTGAAGGCCAGGCCGTTGACCTCGGCCGGATGTTCAAGGGCAACCTTGATCCCCCGCTTCACCAGTTCGGGTGTCGCCTTGATGCGAGGGGCAATTCCGCAAACGATGGGCAGGTCAGGACCGACCAGACGTCGACTCTTGGTCAGCCAGGCCTTGCGTAAGGCAAAGTCCTCGTCGGGCTTGCCCTTTTGTTCTTCATGGTCCTGATGGACAAGCGAACCGAGATGGCGCCCCACCTTATCCAAATGCATGCCGACGTCCTCCAGGATCCAGCGGCGGTAGGGATAGGTATCATTGTAACGCAGATGGCATTTGGGATTTTGCTTCACCCTGTCGATCTCTTCAGCGATGAGTCGATAGAACTCCGTGGTGGAGTTTCGTCTCAACCGAATCCAACTGCCCTTCTCGGGTTGACTGTCTGGATGGGCTCGCAGTTTGGGAATGGCAGCCTCAAGATCAAAACCGATCTTCATGGCTTCGGCCTTGCAGTGACGGCAAAAACAACTTCCTGCTTTGTCAATGGCATCGTTTCGATCGAAGAGGTGCTGACAGGTTTGGATATAGTCCAAGTCGTAGTTGGCAGCCAAATCGCCAAAGAGGGCTACCACGTATTCACGAACTTCCGGGTTATTGGGGCAGAACCGGCTGGTGCTCCAACTGCTGCCATCGATCTTGCGCTGTTGCCAGTCCGGGTGGCTTCTGATCAGCGATTTGGGAATAGGGAAATGAGACACCTCGGCACCGACCGCCATTCCCCTGGCTCGACAGGCATCCACCATCAGCCCGAGCCAATCCGTTTTCCTGATCCAGTCAACATCCGATAGGAGCGGTTTGACTGCTCCATAACGATCCATCTCGGGGAAAAAGGTCACCCGCGAATCTTCGGCCTGCCACGTGTCTCGAGCAGGATTGTGGGGAAACGCCGGAGCGGCAAAGGGACGGTGTTCCGCGTGCATGACCACGACCATGTAGAGATTGTTGATGCCGCACATCTGCTGCATATTGTCCAGGATGGTGTCCATGCCCTCGTCCTTAATCGTCCAGGCACGAATTTGGGCACCGACTTCAAACTCGGAAGTTGCATCGGGTTTCCATACCCTCGTGACAGCAGGAGGTCGAACTTGCGGCACGTACCCGCCCTTGTTGAAGTTTGTGGCGTCATGCAGATAGAGATCGGGACGCGGGTCCTTGTTCTTGGTCCAGAGATAGACCTCCTTCAACGTCAACCCATCGACGTGTCGGGAAAACATACCCCAGGTGCCGAGATTGCCGTCATAGAGATAAATCAGATTGGGATAGGCACCGGGCTTCTCAGGTGCAGGTTCCTGCACCTCGCCGCCACCAACACTCTCAATCTGAACGTCCTCAAACGTGATGTTTTCAAGCTTGCTCTCACTACGGCCTTCAAGCATGACGCCGAAGGTCCCCATGTCCTTGGCCGTAATATTGCGGAACGTGATATTCTTGATACTACCATACTCTTGCTTCTTCGGTTTGCCCGGCCAATAGGTCTCCCAGTATGGGTCATCAACCTTACCCAAGAACACACCCATGGCCGAGGGAATATTACTCAGGGTACAGCTCTCGACCAGAACACCGTCAATAAAGCCGCCCGTACCAATGTTAAGGAAGATACCCTGCTGCGGATCGTACTGGGTGGCGGGAGGTTTGGTGGCCCCTTCGAAATGACAGTTGCTGATGTGAATGTTCTTGAATCCACCAAAGGTCTGAGGACCAATCTTAAAACCACAAACACGACTGATAAAGGTCGAGTGTTTCACGGTCACATTCTCGATCAGAATCTCTGGCGTGCCACTCTTTAAGGTCATCGCATCATCGTCGGCTTCAACCCGGCAGTCTTCCACCAACACATTACGAGAGTCACAGATGGCCAAACCATCGGGTGTCTCGCCGCCATAGTTGTGGATGTGGACGTTCTTGACCACGAGGCCATCGACTCCAATGGGTTGCAAAGCCCAGTGGGCGGCATTGGTAATCAGCAGCTTACGCTCCAATGATCCCGTCCCCTCAACGCGGACATTCTTACACTTGATGAACCGGATCAAGTTGATCGAGGCTAGACGCTTCTTCCCCTTCAAGGCAGGAACTTTGCCGTTACCATCGATGGTCCCCTCACCTTCAATTGCCACATTTTCCTTCTCCAGAGCAACGATCAGCACGCGCGGGGCATATCGGTCTTTTCTCAACAAGAAGCTTTCATAGACCGGTTCGATATCAGCGGGATAAAGACTGTAATCGGGAGTCCCCTTGATCGTGGCATCCTTCTCCAAACGTAAGGTCACATTATCTTTAAGAAAGATTGTCGCCGTACGATATTCTCCCGGGGGAAAGAGAACCACACCACCTCCTGCCTCCGAGGCGGCATCAATGGCCTTCTGGATACTGACCGCGTCTTCGGCCACACCATTGCCACTGGCTCCATAGTCTGTGACAGAATAGACACTCCGCGATTCCTGAGCGTGGCTTGCACCAAGCGTCAGTAGAACGACGGGCGTGATTAGAACGGTTGTCAAAGCCAGTTGTTGTATCCGAGTCATCTTCAGTTCCTGGAACGTGTTTCAATCCCTTTGCTTTGTCGATCTGCGATCCGGGACTCTCACGGTTTTCTGTTCCAGGTGAAGCGATCGCCTTTGGCGAGTTCTTCCTCACGAGTCTCCGTTCCGTATCGAAGTCTTAGCGGATTTCCCCTGAGCGAACGAATCGTTGCCTCGGTTAACTGACCCTCCTGCCAATGAATGTCCACTTCAAAGCCTCCCCGCGCCCGCAATCCGCGCACAGAACCTGTCGACCAGTCCTTGGGCAGTGCTGGCAAGAGATGAACTTCGTCACCATGACTCTGCAGAAGCATCTCGGCGATACCCGCGGTGGCGCCGAAGTTGGCGTCGATCTGGAACCGGCTACCATTGAAGAGGTTTTCGGTCAGGCCGCGAATGACGTTATTCAGGTTCGTTTGGGCACGATCACCATCGCCCGCGCGGGCCCACAGCGAGATTCGCCAGGCACCGGGCCATCCACCTGAATTGCCCCGTTGGATCAGTGAGGTCCGGGCTGCATGGAAGAGCTTGGGTGTATCAAAGGGATTGATCTGGGCGCTGGGATAGAGTCCGTAGAGGTGAGAGACGTGGCTGTGCGGCTTGTCCGGGTTGTCCCAATCCTGTTGCCATTCCTGAAGCTGACCATGCCGACCGATCTTCATGGGTGCGAGCTGCGCTCGGGTCTTGGCCACCTGGGCACGGAAATCTTCGTCGACGTCGAGAATCTCGGCGGCCGCAATGCAGTTGGCGAAGAGATCGCGGAGAATCTGTCCGTCCATGGTGGGACCAGCACAAATTGAAGCACCTGAGCGATTTGAACTGAGTCCATCCCTGCTCTCACCGCCGTGACTATGCTCGGGTGAGATCGACGGCGAGGTGATCAAGTAGCCGTCTTTGTCTTGAATCAGTACATTTTCCGACAGGAAAAACTCAGCGGCTCCCTTCATGACGGGATAGGCCTTTCTCAGGTGTGCCATGTCACCGGTGTAGAGATAGTGTTCCCAAAGATGTTGACAGAGCCAGGCTCCACCGCTGGGCCACATGCCCCAGTGAGCACCGTCGACCGGCGCAGTGCCGCGCCAGAGGTCGGTGTTGTGATGAGTCATCCAGCCATCAGCGTGGTAATGCGTCTTAGCGGTCTTGCTACCCGGAGCGACCAGTTCACCGGCCATGCGTAAAAACGGCTCATGACATTCGCTGAGGTTGCCGACCTCAGCCACCCAGTAGTTCATCTCAATATTGATGTTGATCGTATACTTGCTGCCCCAGGACGGATGAAGCTCGCTGTTCCAAATCCCCTGCAGGTTCAGAGGCTGTGTACCGGGACGCGAGCCTGAAATCATCAAATAGCGGCCATACTGAAAGACTTGCTCAGCCAGGAGCGGATCGCTGCTGCCCCGGTTTGCTCTTTTGATTCGCTCATCCGTCGGCAGACTCTCCTCTTTGTTCGTTCCGCCAAGATCGATCGCCACGCGGCTGAACAGATTGGAATAGTCATCGACGTGCCGCTGGTAGAGCTGTTCGTAAGATCGGTCGCCAACACCATCGATATCGTCTCGGGCCCTCTTCACCGGATCCGCACTGACGTCCTGATAGTTGACGTAGCTGGTCGCGGCCGCATAGACAAGCGTGACGACGTCTGCATCTTGAACAGAGATTCGATCTCCTTGATCCGTAACCCTTCCACCATCGGCGATGACCTTGACTTGGGCGGCGAACTTCATTCCCTCGCCTTCCCAT from Novipirellula artificiosorum includes:
- a CDS encoding efflux RND transporter permease subunit; protein product: MRISELCINRPVMTTMAVLALIVFGGISYMGIGSNMFPDVDVPVVTVTVLNPGMAPETMDRDIADKIEESVGTISGIDTLRSQSLEGITQVFIEFELEEDVDVKAQDVRDKISLIRRDLPSEIEEPTVEKLDLDVQPIMSILVAGPLSVSRLTRIADERIKPLIETIPGVGNIRMVGDRDREIRIWLRADDLRSHHLTAQDVINVLRQENLEPPGGRVETGNREIIVKTKGKLEKVADFADIIVKRDGQRMVRLSDVGYVEDGMEDCRGIARLNGQLAVCLQVRPQSGTNMVAVAHTVKARLDEIRQSVAEEQVTLTIAQDNSVFVNASIEEAEGELMRGAALAVLVIFLFLRSLRGSFVAACTIPTTIIGTYAFMYAMGFTANMMTMLALTISVGMIIDDSIVVLENTYRHMEAGHPRIVAARMAINEIGFAVIVTSLAIAAVFIPVAFMEGLVGQFFFEFGLTVTAAVFISTVMAVTLSPMLCGRVLVVSKSHGFLFRFVESILGGTEKLYRRILDIAINSKLKLLPRISLGGRFTLPGVSIGVRWFVIGGAIAFFASSLYIAQFLGDEFVPQADEDQFNIHIEAAVGTSITASDHLLQEIERRLVSLPAVVDIFTTIGAGVEERVNVATVLVKLTGKKDRSLSQFEIMDRAREKLHDLKHLKTSVEIVPRVSASGVSTAVYQYVICGTKQDEIVVFSKQMEEELAKVGLIEVNSTWDDAKPELEIHPNRKKAQFMGVSTQDVGNAIYALVGGVDVTTFESDGETFDVRMRLVQQDRDRTDSVLSIPVRTDTGELIEIRNVVDSEDRLGPVQVDRIDRMRQITINASLPPGMMLGDAVRNTGEIESRIGLPPGVTTRFSGEAENMGESFASIGVSMGLAVLLIYMVLAAQFESLLHPLTIMVTLPLSITGALGALLITNQSISIFSLIGIIMLMGLVTKNAILLIDYTNQLRSQGRERNVAVLEAGPIRLRPILMTTCSTIMGMLPAAMGLGEGAETRSPMGACIVGGMITSTVLTLLVIPVVYTVLDDIESLVLSIPGKLRSLLTDGRKQTPTISASN
- a CDS encoding efflux RND transporter periplasmic adaptor subunit, producing the protein MRRLGCIGSLLIAIAGGCNRPLASSEDSKQDTETANVSLISSSLPEIDIATVTRRDVSQDLELVGTLIPVRKTTIVAEVNGVVEFIAESDRRVQFGCKKSTEAMQLVIDIGSIVRKGDVLVRLKDSEQRLAVEGAKAQCVLLEKQLADLLSWRRDEEIVQLRATLAEKKAQAEYAIATVDRFKKLLPQNAVSRSVYDQAVAEAARVRAEVERAEASLEIALAGPTPEQIDVAKAQLAVAQADVASRLDTLNKMTIQAPYDGIITHRYIDIGDRLIEMKDPEIVDMIDARVLQAEVAVPERFFSGIKLGDTGQIAVEGLTEPVAGIIDRIGGEIDSNTRTFLIRLSIDNTEGRLRPGGFARVFLPVASAKATLTVPYSAVAFQEGRPVVFVFHSQGADQGKVHSQEIRLGVCSHEHYEILSGLNEGQRVAYGQTAILNDGLMIRSRMKSEQHGITLSEQATVTVATDGAMHK
- a CDS encoding TetR/AcrR family transcriptional regulator, which produces MQNNAPNRAEEALFSAEIETDPKRKCILEAAIETFAQNGFRGTDVQEVANLASVGKGTVYRSYGTKEELFWAVSREVDGRLIKHINDGLKQPSEDYRDHLRSIAIRFAEFHAQNPSCLEIAILARSEFQGSIPEHHLAQHREQLEILTTQFENFQQTACGHSVSSRDLMYCFIAMLRGVVNMYCYAESFEWSKSLVEFMEISVDVFLRGLEQDGAQ
- a CDS encoding arylsulfatase translates to MQPRRFIQLFVVACLFATTAYRVEAEKPNVVIVITDDQGYGDLAFTGNPAIKTPNIDKLCRQGTLLNNFHVDPTCAPTRSALMTGRYSDRVGVWHTVQGRNMLRRREITMANVFSQNGYATGLFGKWHLGDCYPYRPEDRGFQHCVYHKAGGVGQAPDYWGNDYFDDTYIAGGKHQRFDGFCTDVWFDEGMKFIKANLDKPFLAYISTNAPHSPYYCPEEYTKPYEGNPQVSITEFYGMITNIDDNMAKLMKLLEQEGIADNTILVFMTDNGTAGGLKNGRGYDGGMRGMKNSEYDGGHRVPFIIRWPNGKIEAGKSVEQLTAHIDILPTFIQLCGLKTPDIEFDGSDISDLLYTDGKEWQDRALVVESQRVVDPIKWRKSAVMTDRWRLVNGEELFELKADPKQTNDVASQYPEVFQRLRGEYDKFWNDVSREHDLTSYMVIGSEHSPIVSLSSHDWLIDKLPPWNQSHIKQGAVAEASFWAIEVERDGDYEISLRRWPVEADMGINDGTYGKAFNYQQARLRIGDVDETKDIPEGAKEITFRVSLKKGVTQLAPVFIGPGLAATPYYAYVTHLPTPGWQTPQGMGIPIYDPTYGRVPPQVK
- a CDS encoding glycosyl hydrolase family 28 protein — encoded protein: MTRIQQLALTTVLITPVVLLTLGASHAQESRSVYSVTDYGASGNGVAEDAVSIQKAIDAASEAGGGVVLFPPGEYRTATIFLKDNVTLRLEKDATIKGTPDYSLYPADIEPVYESFLLRKDRYAPRVLIVALEKENVAIEGEGTIDGNGKVPALKGKKRLASINLIRFIKCKNVRVEGTGSLERKLLITNAAHWALQPIGVDGLVVKNVHIHNYGGETPDGLAICDSRNVLVEDCRVEADDDAMTLKSGTPEILIENVTVKHSTFISRVCGFKIGPQTFGGFKNIHISNCHFEGATKPPATQYDPQQGIFLNIGTGGFIDGVLVESCTLSNIPSAMGVFLGKVDDPYWETYWPGKPKKQEYGSIKNITFRNITAKDMGTFGVMLEGRSESKLENITFEDVQIESVGGGEVQEPAPEKPGAYPNLIYLYDGNLGTWGMFSRHVDGLTLKEVYLWTKNKDPRPDLYLHDATNFNKGGYVPQVRPPAVTRVWKPDATSEFEVGAQIRAWTIKDEGMDTILDNMQQMCGINNLYMVVVMHAEHRPFAAPAFPHNPARDTWQAEDSRVTFFPEMDRYGAVKPLLSDVDWIRKTDWLGLMVDACRARGMAVGAEVSHFPIPKSLIRSHPDWQQRKIDGSSWSTSRFCPNNPEVREYVVALFGDLAANYDLDYIQTCQHLFDRNDAIDKAGSCFCRHCKAEAMKIGFDLEAAIPKLRAHPDSQPEKGSWIRLRRNSTTEFYRLIAEEIDRVKQNPKCHLRYNDTYPYRRWILEDVGMHLDKVGRHLGSLVHQDHEEQKGKPDEDFALRKAWLTKSRRLVGPDLPIVCGIAPRIKATPELVKRGIKVALEHPAEVNGLAFKHYDGASFGLMRAFKQGMIDAGVQGLTPIIGKEVEEMELDNFQRFDDYVEEWGAETTGKGSASYRFDNTSGCYDIRVSYFDEERGQSKVRLFVDGKEVINFSLDEDVDCWRWRRFENIQVNAGDEIKLVAEADRQERVRLDFVEFIPLEN
- a CDS encoding glycoside hydrolase family 95 protein codes for the protein MNRLMKKRCFMAGASLCFLLLSVHTVPLHAESLNAPPDALSLWYTQPAAQWTEALPIGNGRLGAMVYGGMEQEHLQLNEDTLWSGGPHCYDNPDAYGHLATVRKLLEQGEYAEAEATAENMLGIHRYQQAYMPLGDLLLDFPKGEVLSDYRRELNLQNAVTTVTYRIGNANFTRQVFASQPDQAIVIRLDCDTPGQITFDLTMTSPHAFQSKSTPDGTLRMTGQVGPRTGEGTSGARRLIGPWEGEGMKFAAQVKVIADGGRVTDQGDRISVQDADVVTLVYAAATSYVNYQDVSADPVKRARDDIDGVGDRSYEQLYQRHVDDYSNLFSRVAIDLGGTNKEESLPTDERIKRANRGSSDPLLAEQVFQYGRYLMISGSRPGTQPLNLQGIWNSELHPSWGSKYTININIEMNYWVAEVGNLSECHEPFLRMAGELVAPGSKTAKTHYHADGWMTHHNTDLWRGTAPVDGAHWGMWPSGGAWLCQHLWEHYLYTGDMAHLRKAYPVMKGAAEFFLSENVLIQDKDGYLITSPSISPEHSHGGESRDGLSSNRSGASICAGPTMDGQILRDLFANCIAAAEILDVDEDFRAQVAKTRAQLAPMKIGRHGQLQEWQQDWDNPDKPHSHVSHLYGLYPSAQINPFDTPKLFHAARTSLIQRGNSGGWPGAWRISLWARAGDGDRAQTNLNNVIRGLTENLFNGSRFQIDANFGATAGIAEMLLQSHGDEVHLLPALPKDWSTGSVRGLRARGGFEVDIHWQEGQLTEATIRSLRGNPLRLRYGTETREEELAKGDRFTWNRKP